The following is a genomic window from Liolophura sinensis isolate JHLJ2023 chromosome 10, CUHK_Ljap_v2, whole genome shotgun sequence.
TCACATCCCCACCCCGGTCAGAGAGCTGGACAAGCCCTTCTACCTGCCGATAGAGGGCGTCTGCAGCATTCCAGGTAATCTAACAAAATACTACACAGTCATGTTTGTGTAAACCTTCTGTTCCACTGATTAGTTTGACGTAATATGGgagtagtgtaactctgaaaaatGAAAGGCTCAGTTTGACTCGATATTTCAGCACATTATTTAGCCATTATCAGGAGAGCTATTTGAAGTTTTCCTGATGTTGGCAAAATGAGCAAAAATATCGAGTCAAAATGAGACTTTTCTGCATTCTGGGTAATGATAGTATATCATCTGTATTCCAGGTAAATGGAAACATTTCAACGGTTAGAGCGTCTTCCTCGATGTTAGGAGACCTGGAATAAAACCCAGATCGGGTCAtagcaaagactttaaaaatgatacttgttgctgcctcacttggcgcctagcactgagaggttaaagcaaagACACAGGACTAGTTGGCtgggtatcagtataatatgactgggttgggtgtcatgtctggtgtcatgtctCGTGGCGTCAGCACTTTGGAAGCGTGCCTGTACTTGACCTGCCATAActtacaagaagacacagtatacatgtttatacacaaATCGAAGGAATCTttgtcgtcatttgactgaaaattgtacaagtaCAACGGAAACACCCAAGCATACATTttcatggttttatttttgcagGGAGGGGGACAGTAGTCACAGGTAAACTGGAGCGTGGCATCCTGAAGAAAGGAGACGAATGTGAAATTCTGGGCCACAACAAATCCCTAAAATCCATAGTCACTGGTAAGGTTGCAAGTGTTTTGCATTTTGTGAAGTTGGTGATGACCAAGTGAAGATCAGAAAGGTCTTGTTTAGTGCTCGTTGTATCAGTTAAGAATACTCATTATAATGAGACACATAaaactttcagtaaatatcagggATCTGTTTACCATATCATATGTGTATGTTGtatgctctacatgtgtatgtggatATGTGATGTATGCTGTACACACAGGTGTGGGGatgtgttgtaatgttgtatGCTGTACACACAGGTGTGGGGatgtgttgtaatgttgtatGCTGTACACACAGGTGTGAAGatgtgttgtaatgttgtatGCTGTACACACAGGTGTGGAGATGTATTGTAATGTTGTGTGCTGTACACACAGATGTGGTGatgtgttgtaatgttgtatGCTGTACACACAGGTGTGGAGATGTATTGTAATGTTGTGTGCTGTTCGCACAGGTGTGGTGATGTGTTGTTATGTTGTGTGCTTTTCGCACAGGTGTGGAGACGTGTTGTAATGTTGTACGCTGTACACACAGGTGAGGAGatgtgttgtaatgttgtatGCAGTATACAGAGGTGTGGTGATGTGTTGTTATGTTGTGTGCTGTTCGCACAGGTGTGGAAatgtgttgtaatgttgtatGCTGTACACACAGGTGTGGTGATGTGTTGTTATGTTGTATGCTGTACGCACAGGTGTGAAGatgtgttgtaatgttgtatGCTGTACACACAGGTGTGGAGatgtgttgtaatgttgtatGCTGTACACACAGGTGTGGTGATGTGTTATGTTGTATGCTGTACACACAGGTGTGGAGATGTTTTGTAATGTATGCTGTACACAAGGTGTGGTGatgtgttgtaatgttgtacGCTGTACACACAGGTGTGGAGatgtgttgtaatgttgtatGCTGTATACACAGTGTGGTGatgtgttgtaatgttgtatTCTGTACACACAGGTGTGGTGatgtgttgtaatgttgtatTCTGTACACACAGGTGTGGAGATGTTCCATCAGCTGCTGGAGAGAGCGGAGGCTGGGGATCAGTTGGGGGCTCTCCTGAGGAACATCAAGAGAGATCAGGTCAGGAGAGGGATGGTTGTGACCAAGGCGGGGTCTGCGAGTATGCACAACAAGATAGAGGCACAGGTAATGAGTTAGGGTACCTGGATAACAACATAGAGGCACAGGCTATGACAAATCAGAGGGTGGATACATACACAAGATAGAGGCATAGGTCATGATAAATCAGAGGCACAGGTAAGGAGAGAGCATACATACACAAGATAGAGGCAAGGTCATGACAAATCAGAGGCACAGGTAAGGAGAGaagatacatacacaagatAGAGGCACAGGTAATGATTTAGGGTACCTGGATAACCACATAGAGGCACAGGCTATGACAAATCAGAGGGAGGATACATACACAAGATAGAGGCAAGGTCATGAAAAATCAGAGGCACAGGTAAGGAGGGGTGGATACATGCATAATTAGATAGAGGCACAGGGATGATACATACACAAGATAGACACACAGGGGATAACAGATCAGAGGCACAGATGATGAGGGATGATACATACCAAGGCACAGGCAATGGAGTAATGACACAGGTATGGTCAAACTGATGTGTGTTGTGTATTTCATAGGTGTATTTCCTTTTACAGCATGGTCAAACTGACGCATGTTGTGTATTTCATAGGTGTATTTCTTTTTATGGCATGGTCAAACTGACGCGTGTTGTGTATTTCATAGGTGTATTTCCTTTTATGGCATGGTCAAACTGACGCGTGTTGTGTATTTCATAGGTGTATTTCCTTTTATGGCATGGTCAAACTGACGCGTGTTGTGTATTTCATAGGTGTATTTCCGTTCTAGATCCTGCTCACAGTgatgtgttgtgtgtgtatttcacaGGTGTATTTCTTGAACAAGGATGAGGGAGGGCGCTCTAAGCCCATGGTGCCTCACTTCCAGACACAGGTGTACAGCCTCACCTGGGATTGCCCAGCCTTCATTGAAATCCCTGATAAAGACATGGTCATGCCTGGAGAAGATGctaaaattttattcaatttgaaGAAGAAAATGGTAAATTATTTGGCCTTTTTATTGTTAAGTAAAAGCAATTGGCTATGACGAGCTGTTTGTATGAGGCTTTGCTGTCAGAGTAGAAGAGCAGATCaatcaatttttcacttaagaTTTTAAACCTCAATATAACACAATTTTTTGGGGTATTTTTCTTAATGTAACACTGGTTAAGTGTTTCCAACTTCATCTCTCATCTCACATATCAGAATTGGTTACACAGTTGACAGTTGATGAAAATCTCTTCATCTATAAACTTGTAATGTTGATACAGAATACGATTTACTAAATGAAAAACTTCGATTCTCAGCAGGAAAATTCCCAGGTAGTGTATTTCACAAGCAGGCCACATTAAACTTTTTTCAATCTCAGTCAATCTGTCAGGATTAAATTAATTCCAGACAAATTGACTGAATAAAACTTGTATCAAAACTGAAGTTTTTTAATTGTATTTCTCTTGCATGGGGCTGAAAAAAGTGcacaaattttttgttttacgggTGAGCCAacgcaaaaaatccaaaattggaatgAGAAGAAAATCAAGAATCCTCCTTTTTATGTTATTTGATCTTAATGTCTTTTTATGATTTCCCTGTTTTTCACGGCTTTCCACTCAAATAAATTTGTCTTTAACAGGAATAATTACTGGATCAGTGGGCAAAATTCCTGCGAATTTTTCAGCATTACTTCTATATTTACTCcttttgaagaaaacaattcattctgcctgtaaaacaaaaattttaattagtGTGGcctaaattaataaataaatgtatatttgtatgtacaaaGAATTTAAGGATGCATAGTGCACGGTTTATTCTGTTGCATTGATTGCTGTATTCTATACCAGGTGTTAGAGAAGGGCCAAAGGTTTACCATGCGTGATGGAGCTGGCACTTTGGGGTACGGGGTCGTGACCTCAGTTCTCCCGGACATCGACATGGCTGAGTACGAGGAGGATATCAGGAAAAAGAAGAAAGCTGCGATTAAAGAAGCGGAAAGCTGAGAATATTCCTGTGCAaacagaaaggtgttttacgATGGGGCAGTGATGCTTTGTGCAGGGgaaactacatatatgtatgctagGGCTGCTTAGTTCTTCAGTATAGGAACTGGGATGGTTGTGTTCCCAGGTACAAATATTTCCCCTGCTTTATAAGACTGCGCCCTCGTggatgtaaaaaaataacagacGTGGACAAACGCAGGTGTGAAGGATTCACCTGTTCAGGATGTACACCTGTGCATTTTGTGTGTGTCTCATTATGATGGGGAATTTACCTCAGGTGTGTTTCTTACCTGTGCTATTCTTTAGGATCATCTGCAGTGTGTTTAGAAAGTACATGAAAAATACGGGAGCTATCAGCATGGATGATTTGGAAAAGAATAATATAATACATCAGTCTGCTCACTGATGGGAGCGCATTCTTTTGTAGGTCAACCGACACCATTTATTTTGCTATAAGTgagaattaaaaaatattagaaTGTATTTCCTCATGCATATTTGGTATTCTTTCTTCAGTAATGGTTGCCTCTTACAGTGCTTTTATCATCTGAAAAGTTGATCACCTGTTCATTTTGCAAGCACTAATGGCAAGATACTTATTTGCAAAGTAGGTCATCTCTTTGTTGCAGTTTTGtgtaatatgaaaatatatggtTTTCTTCACCAAATCTTTGTGTTTTTGTTCCTCAAGATTCTCCTTAAGGATGCACCTCGTGATTTACCACCTTTTGATCATGATGAGGTGGCATACTGGAATCCATGTCAAACTTGCACCTCCACTTTACTGCAGCTCTAGCATGTTTAACTGTGGGGAGATTTGCTTGGGAGGATGTGACTTTGGACACTGGGTTCTTCAAATCACGCTTGTGGCAGCCATTTTATAAGCGATAAATCATGGAGTAtattgttaaacaccaatgaaatacatgtaaacaagaaaaatgaTGGATCTGTCTTCCAAAGCAGAAAATGCTGTGAGagcaggggaatctacaaaattccctgtccaagtccGGGTTTGAACCGGTGGTAAGAGGAGTATGGTGTGTGTTACTGGTCctgttaatcatacatgtatctaataaaacagattttaaaattctgacgcGAGATACGTCAACATAAGACAAGTGaatattttcttgaaaattcacacagactgcttcggtggcctaatggtgagagcgtccacctcgaagtcaggagagcCGGTATCAAaactgggtcgggtcataccaaagaaggaaaattggttggcccggtgtcaatataatgtgatttGGTGGgatgtaatgtctggtgtcttcggtgtgatgtttcagtggaggcagcactttggccgcATGAATTTGCCttgcacaagaagacacaatacatgcacacacacctaatgactccatatgactaaaaaattgttaagtgcgacgttaaactccaagcatacatacatacgtgttcagacatatttatttcacacaagGACACTTGTGtacttatctacatgtattttctatgTGTTCTCCCTTAAATGTTCTtgccaaatgtatttatttatttcatgtatgtgttttacgccgtactgaagaatatttcacatataagatggtgggaggaaactgagcagagcccgggggaaacacgaccattggcaggttgctggaagaccttcccacacatggccggagaggaagccagcatgagctggacttgaactcacagctactgcattggtgggaggcttctgggtcattgcgttgtGGTGACGTGCTAACTCCTCGACCACGAAGACCCCCTGCTAAATGTATGGCTTGGTTCATAAATGCACTACTGCAAACAGCACAGTGCCCTCTGATTAACATGGTCCAGAGTTCAATTCCTTGGGTCGTCAGCAGATTTACATCATGTCCAGTTTCACTCAACCTTTTTTCCCCAATAGTCCAATATGGAGATTTTCTTGAAAAAACTTTATAATCAGTCAAATACTGGACTGAACtttggtgaaattttatgtaaacTGACACAAGTACGATATTCATTTAGATTGTTTTCACCGACTTGTCATGCACTCTCTAAattcaacatatacatattttaaatgactcaaatacatataaatatataagtaacaAAATACAACTGTCATCACAAAATGGACACATAACCACAAAATTTAAGCAGGCAGTCTAGCATTTAAAAATGGTCAATAAACTGATGATTTTTATAATCATTATGATAAAAAATGGACCACTAAAATGAGGACGGAGTGTAAAATATAGCGCAGCGTAAACTCAGAATGACGGATAAGTCCCTCAGTGAGGTGTGTAGCTGGTGTCAAGATGGTAGAAACCCCCTTGTGAATTCACCGTGTGATAACACAGTCCCTCAGTGAGGTGTGTAGCTGGTGTCAAGATGGTAGAAACCCCCTTGTGAATTCACAATGTGATAACACAGTCCCTCAGTGAGGTGTGTAGCTGGTGTCAAGATGGTAGAAACCCCCTTGTGAATTCACCGTGTAATAACACAGTCCCTCAGTGAGGTGTGTAGCTGGTGTCAAGATGGTAGAAACCCCCTTGTGAATTCACCATGTGATAACACAGTCCCTCAGTGAGGTGTGTAGCTGATGTCAAGATGGTAGAAACCCCCTTGTGAATTCACCATGTTATAACACAGTCCCTCAGTGAGGTGCGTAGCTGGTGTCAAGATGGTAGAAACCCCCTTGTGAATTCACCATGTTATAACACAGTCCCTCAGTGAGGTGCGTAGCTGGTGTCAAGACGGTAGGAACCTCCTTGTGAATTCACCGTGTGATAACACAGTCCCCCAGCCAACTGACGGATCCATGCTGATGAAATCGGCAATGTTGTTGTTTGACTCTGAAAAACAGAAGTTTGGGGTTTGTATACAGGGATAAGGTGAAGGTGTTATAATTACACATACCTGGGGTTTGTATACAGGGATAAGGTGAAGGTGTTATAATTACACATACCTGGGGTTTATTCCGGCATACAGGGATAAGGTGGCGGTGTTTTCAGTTACATTACCTGGGGATTGTATACAGGAATTGGCTGGAggtgttttacttacacatacctGGGGATTGTATACAGGGATAAGGTGGAGGTGTGTTACTTACACATACCTGGGGTTTATTCCGGCATACAGGGATAAGGTGGCGGTGTTTTCAGTTACATTACCTGGGGATTGTATACAGGAATTGGCTGGAggtgttttacttacacatacctGGGGATTGTATACAGGGATAAGGTGGAGGTGTGTTACTTACACATACCAGGGGTTTGTGTACAGGGATAAGGCAGaactgttttacttacacatacctGGGGACTGTATACAGGGATAAGGTGGAGGTGTTTTCAGTTACATTACCTGGGGATTGTATACAGGAATTGGCTGGAGGTGTTTTACTTAGACATACCTGGGGATTGTATACAGGGATAAGGTGGAGGTGTGTTACTTACACATACCGGGGGTTTGTGTACAGGGATAAGGCAGaactgttttacttacacatacctGGGCATTGTGTACAAGGATAAGGCGGAggtgttttacttacacatacctGGGGATTGTATACAAGGATAAGGCGGAGGTGTTTACTTACACATACCTGGGGACTGTGTAGAAGGATAAGGCGGAggtgttttacttacacatacctGGGGATTGTATACAGGGATAAGGTGGAggtgttttacttacacatacctGGGGATTGTATACAAGGATAAGGTGGAggtgttttacttacacatacctGGGGATTGTATACAGGGATAAGGTGGAggtgttttacttacacatacctGGGGATTGTATACAAGGATAAGACGGAggtgttttacttacacatacctGGGGATTGTATACAAGGATAAGGTGGAggtgttttacttacacatacctGGGGATTGTATACAAGGATAAGGTGGAggtgttttacttacacatacctGGGGATTGTATACAAGGATAAGGCGGAggtgttttacttacacatacctGGGGATTGTATACAGGGATAAGGTGGAggtgttttacttacacatatCTAGGGATTGTATACAGCGATAAGGTGAAggtgttttacttacacatacctGGGGATGGTATACAGACATAAGGTGGAagtgttttacttacacatacctGGGGATTGTGTACAAGGATAAGGTGGAggtgttttacttacacataccGGGGGATTGTATACAAGGATAAGGCGGAggtgttttacttacacatacctGGGGATTGTATACAAGGATAAGGCGGAggtgttttacttacacatacctGGGGATTGTATACAGGGATAAGGTGGAggtgttttacttacacatatCTAGGGATTGTATACAGCGATAAGGTGAAggtgttttacttacacatacctGGGGATGGTATACAGACATAAGGTGGAagtgttttacttacacatacctGGAAATTGTGTACAAGGATAAGGTGGAggtgttttacttacacataccGGGGGTTTGTATACAAGGATAAGGTGAAggtgttttacttacacatacctGGGGTTTGTATACAAGGATAAGGTGAAggtgttttacttacacatacctGGGGATTGTATACAAGGATAAGGTGGAggtgttttacttacacatacctGGGGATTGTATACAGGGATAAGGTGGAggtgttttacttacacatacctGGGGATTGTATACAGGGATAAGGTGGAggtgttttacttacacatacctGGGGTTTGTATACAGGGATAAGGTGGAggtgttttacttacacataccGGGGGTTTGTGTACAGGGATAAGGTGGAggtgttttacttacacatacctGGGGTTTGTATACAGGGATAAGGTGGAggtgttttacttacacatacctGGGGTTTGTATACAGGGATAAGGTGGAggtgttttacttacacataccGGGGGTTTGTGTACAGGGATAAGGTGGAggtgttttacttacacatacctGGGGTTTGTATACAAGGATAAGGTGGAGGTGTTTTCTGCCAGCTCCCATCCTCGCCCAACATATGGGTTCTGTCAGATGCAAAGTGACGCAGATATGTTTCAGCAGAAATCACTCGAAAGTACCTTAGAAGACAAATAACAGGACAACGAGCTTTTGATAAATTCACGATAGTTAGCGAAACAAAATCGCACTGCAAAGATGCAAATATCAGAGCTGTTTAAAAGTTGGTTTCCTTGTGTCTTGCCGGTGTGGAACATAGTTCAATCAGACCCTGGTGgtatgttgttgtggtttcaAAGCTCAATACACGAAtttgataaaatgctgccttgttTAAGGCAGAGTGATAGGTTCCATTGGTGTCTTATGTTGTATATAAAGATTTCATTGATGATACCAGtgggggggcctccatggctgagatGGTTAGGATCTTCTGACTAATGCGGATgttgggagttcaagtccagctcatgctggcttcttctccggacatatgtgaaaaggtctgccagcaatctgcacaCGGACATGGTTATCCctaggctctgccaggtttactcccaccataatggtgaccgTTGTCGTATAAACGAAACATTCTTGCATATGgcgtaaaaacatcaatcaaataaataaatattttcagtacCAGTAATCCACACACAACTTCATGGGATATTTTAACTCCTTATCCTTGTATATTACAGTTTGATCAACACTATGCTTAGTTCATTAAAAACTTTATAACAATATTGGTGATTTACTACCATATTCTGACTGCGCATGCTTGATGGAACTGTACCGTTTATATTCTGGTTTCAGGAAGTCCTC
Proteins encoded in this region:
- the LOC135476709 gene encoding protein N-terminal glutamine amidohydrolase-like isoform X1, whose product is MSAVSSYHRNLIIIMTVTFSRQVPLWNQKQAKSVDQPVVWDYHVILLHRQSSSVVQVYDLDTRLTFPCSFRRYAQQAIHSEDFLKPEYKRYFRVISAETYLRHFASDRTHMLGEDGSWQKTPPPYPCIQTPESNNNIADFISMDPSVGWGTVLSHGEFTRRFLPS
- the LOC135476709 gene encoding protein N-terminal glutamine amidohydrolase-like isoform X2, encoding MPSELASCWVVFISNNSLAVPLWNQKQAKSVDQPVVWDYHVILLHRQSSSVVQVYDLDTRLTFPCSFRRYAQQAIHSEDFLKPEYKRYFRVISAETYLRHFASDRTHMLGEDGSWQKTPPPYPCIQTPESNNNIADFISMDPSVGWGTVLSHGEFTRRFLPS